From the genome of Candidatus Poribacteria bacterium, one region includes:
- a CDS encoding DUF4340 domain-containing protein → MNFRTTLIIIVLLAGIGGAYFLFFQESADETPNEKQRIHQVYNIARENVQQVEISFADAAYQNLKLVKDATGDWQLENPFHADADNEKVNQMLDDILNKRVKQNLEVTGLTQYGLDTPSITLSLWTEGASPASTFFIGKKAINFSVYVKEKSEAHIFLIESSALDDLTKSPTDLRSRSVIKFSTETVSNIQIERRTKGLTSQPSTVNCEKRGDTWFVTHPIEAKADAEEIETLLSELRALQVSTFEADTVEANVPVRLENSGLDTPRLQIALTDGDKTYALHIGSAVPSENGTQKRVYVKSVHQDAIYTVSDDINTLLNKSAFDLRDKRVIDFQRTDTIGFVISKRNQQDDEKTVGIKNYDNIWELETPTGKIKTDAKAVDDLLFGVDSLEASAFVDEPVKSLTSYGLAAPSIKVAFTQRGEEKPAVLLIGDHAENGTVYVKAEHTAQVARVKRFLIDKIALGAAWLRDKQVLNFHIDDAIRLTLLHAEESLTCQRLGTNWRLTAPVKENANNAEVNAIIYELDDLRADAYVGSESTLTDTTTGFNSLQVQLTIELRNQKVYTLQVGRSDASGRFYARLQHEPNLIFLLNAELVPKLKTTLALLRTSEQGSP, encoded by the coding sequence GTGAACTTCCGCACGACCCTCATCATCATTGTTCTCCTCGCAGGCATTGGCGGTGCGTACTTCCTGTTTTTTCAGGAATCGGCAGATGAAACGCCGAATGAAAAACAGCGGATCCATCAGGTCTACAACATAGCAAGAGAAAATGTTCAGCAGGTGGAAATCTCGTTTGCGGATGCTGCATACCAAAACCTAAAATTAGTAAAAGACGCAACGGGTGACTGGCAGCTGGAAAATCCGTTTCATGCGGATGCAGACAACGAAAAAGTGAACCAGATGTTAGATGATATCCTCAACAAACGCGTCAAGCAGAACCTTGAGGTGACAGGACTCACACAGTATGGGTTGGATACACCGAGCATAACGCTTTCGCTCTGGACAGAAGGAGCATCACCCGCCTCTACATTTTTTATCGGTAAGAAAGCGATTAACTTTTCTGTCTATGTTAAAGAGAAGTCTGAAGCACATATCTTTCTGATCGAATCCAGTGCGCTTGATGACCTGACGAAATCTCCCACTGACCTTCGCAGCCGTTCAGTTATTAAGTTCAGCACGGAAACGGTGTCTAACATTCAAATTGAACGCAGAACCAAAGGATTGACCTCTCAACCCAGCACCGTTAATTGCGAGAAGCGAGGGGACACGTGGTTCGTCACGCACCCGATTGAAGCAAAGGCGGATGCCGAAGAAATTGAGACCCTGCTTTCAGAATTGCGTGCATTGCAAGTGTCAACCTTTGAAGCAGACACAGTAGAGGCGAACGTTCCGGTACGGTTAGAGAACTCCGGCTTAGATACGCCACGCCTCCAGATAGCACTCACAGATGGAGATAAAACCTACGCACTTCACATCGGCTCGGCAGTCCCATCAGAGAACGGAACACAGAAACGCGTTTATGTTAAATCCGTTCACCAAGATGCTATCTACACCGTTAGCGACGACATCAATACACTTCTCAACAAATCTGCTTTTGATCTGCGAGATAAACGGGTTATTGATTTTCAACGGACGGATACAATCGGCTTTGTAATTTCCAAAAGAAACCAACAGGACGATGAAAAAACTGTCGGCATAAAAAACTATGACAATATATGGGAATTAGAAACTCCGACAGGCAAAATAAAGACAGACGCGAAGGCGGTAGACGATCTGCTTTTCGGTGTAGACTCCCTTGAGGCTTCTGCATTCGTTGACGAGCCAGTTAAAAGCCTCACATCCTACGGATTAGCAGCACCGTCAATTAAAGTTGCATTCACACAACGTGGTGAGGAAAAGCCTGCAGTGCTGCTCATCGGAGACCATGCGGAGAACGGCACCGTCTACGTTAAAGCCGAACACACTGCCCAAGTTGCTCGTGTCAAACGTTTCCTAATTGATAAGATCGCATTAGGGGCAGCGTGGCTGCGGGATAAACAGGTGCTCAACTTCCACATTGACGATGCAATCCGACTCACGTTGTTGCACGCGGAAGAATCGCTGACATGTCAACGTCTTGGCACCAACTGGCGACTCACCGCACCAGTGAAAGAAAATGCGAACAATGCAGAAGTTAACGCCATCATCTACGAACTCGACGATTTGAGGGCAGACGCTTATGTAGGGAGTGAATCTACACTTACTGATACCACTACAGGCTTCAATTCCCTGCAGGTCCAACTTACTATTGAATTAAGAAACCAGAAAGTGTATACTTTGCAAGTCGGTAGGTCAGACGCGTCCGGACGTTTTTACGCGCGGCTCCAACATGAACCGAACTTAATTTTTCTGCTCAATGCAGAACTCGTTCCAAAACTGAAAACAACGCTCGCACTACTTCGTACGTCGGAACAGGGGTCCCCGTAG
- a CDS encoding glycosyltransferase family 2 protein, with amino-acid sequence MQTYIIATAYFFLLIELLIISRSFRYARRERRAERPAYTPKVAIIAPHYGWDADTAEHARGLLHQDYAGEYEIFFVTHQKVDVGHDVSYPHLCEIAEADPHAHVLLAPNIVENNLPRSQKVQNLLTAIETLPDDIEVIAFVDADVAVREDWLTLLVSPLQEQEIGTTVGGRFYFPQTWNVPSLVEAIWVNFQMSFQGDHPFSMVWGGSNAFRREMLEKAHILQRWEEATIEDLNTTLAMRDVKHKVHFVPDCIAITRTANRTWHQIVEFTNRQMIMTLHMGLWRQWLASLIVCLPKGVFVFGMIPFLFYREGLLPIVFIPFLEAFSYRLYAKNLPKWLREMPKMRETIGVTSYVTSASLFLGGINALYAVFQRKITWGGVRYEILSATKCRVLGAVKPKQKNSD; translated from the coding sequence ATGCAGACGTATATTATCGCAACCGCTTACTTTTTCCTTCTTATTGAACTGCTCATTATCAGTCGGTCTTTTCGGTACGCGCGGCGCGAACGTCGTGCTGAGCGCCCTGCTTATACACCAAAAGTCGCAATCATCGCGCCTCACTACGGATGGGATGCCGACACAGCGGAACACGCGAGAGGACTTTTGCATCAAGATTATGCGGGTGAGTATGAAATCTTCTTCGTCACACACCAAAAAGTAGATGTAGGACATGATGTCTCTTACCCCCATCTGTGTGAAATTGCTGAGGCAGATCCACACGCGCATGTGTTGCTCGCACCCAACATCGTTGAAAACAATCTTCCACGTTCACAAAAGGTACAGAACCTCCTCACCGCCATAGAAACACTTCCAGACGATATTGAAGTCATTGCCTTTGTAGATGCGGATGTCGCTGTCCGAGAGGATTGGTTAACACTGCTTGTCAGTCCACTCCAAGAACAAGAGATAGGGACGACCGTCGGTGGACGGTTCTATTTTCCGCAGACATGGAATGTTCCATCCCTTGTGGAAGCGATCTGGGTAAACTTTCAGATGAGTTTCCAAGGCGATCATCCGTTCTCAATGGTATGGGGCGGCTCTAATGCGTTCCGACGCGAGATGCTTGAGAAGGCACACATCCTTCAACGTTGGGAAGAGGCAACAATAGAAGACCTCAATACCACGCTTGCGATGAGAGATGTTAAGCACAAGGTGCACTTCGTCCCAGACTGTATAGCCATCACACGCACAGCCAATCGTACATGGCACCAAATCGTCGAATTCACGAACCGCCAGATGATTATGACGCTCCACATGGGGCTTTGGAGGCAGTGGCTTGCAAGTCTCATTGTGTGTCTACCGAAAGGAGTTTTCGTGTTTGGGATGATTCCGTTCCTATTTTATCGCGAGGGACTGCTACCGATCGTCTTCATCCCTTTTCTGGAGGCGTTTAGCTACAGGCTCTACGCCAAAAATCTGCCGAAATGGCTCCGCGAAATGCCCAAGATGCGGGAGACAATTGGCGTAACTTCTTATGTCACTTCAGCTTCTCTGTTCCTCGGAGGCATCAACGCTCTGTATGCCGTATTCCAACGCAAAATTACATGGGGTGGTGTGCGTTACGAAATCCTGTCCGCGACAAAATGTCGAGTTTTAGGAGCAGTAAAGCCGAAACAGAAAAACAGTGATTAA
- the msrB gene encoding peptide-methionine (R)-S-oxide reductase MsrB: MKGVKMGAEKVTKSDKEWQEQLTPEEFKVTRKKGTERAFTGQYHDCKEEGTYHCICCGSPLFSSETKYDSGTGWPSFWDAVSSESIEMKSDRSIFFMPRTEVVCSRCDAHLGHVFDDGPPPTGKRYCMNSAALTLVQPEDES; this comes from the coding sequence ATGAAAGGAGTAAAAATGGGAGCAGAAAAAGTTACGAAATCGGACAAAGAATGGCAAGAACAACTGACACCGGAAGAATTTAAAGTAACTCGGAAGAAAGGGACAGAACGCGCCTTTACAGGGCAATACCACGATTGTAAAGAGGAAGGCACCTATCACTGTATCTGTTGTGGAAGCCCGCTCTTTAGTTCCGAAACCAAGTACGACTCAGGAACAGGATGGCCCAGTTTTTGGGATGCTGTCTCTTCTGAATCCATTGAGATGAAATCGGATCGCAGCATTTTTTTCATGCCACGCACCGAAGTCGTCTGTAGTCGATGTGACGCGCACCTCGGACACGTTTTCGATGATGGACCACCACCAACAGGCAAGCGTTACTGCATGAATTCTGCGGCACTAACATTGGTCCAACCAGAAGACGAATCCTAA